One region of Peromyscus eremicus chromosome 4, PerEre_H2_v1, whole genome shotgun sequence genomic DNA includes:
- the Mmp24os gene encoding protein MMP24OS, with amino-acid sequence MGALLSGGQDGPEPAQPQPPAPEGPQQPLPEPGPWGPLDDVRFLIACTSWY; translated from the coding sequence ATGGGCGCTCTCCTGAGTGGTGGCCAGGATGGCCCGGAGCCTGCGCAGCCCCAGCCTCCGGCGCCAGAGGGTCCGCAGCAGCCTCTGCCCGAGCCCGGCCCGTGGGGACCACTGGATGATGTGCGCTTTCTAATCGCCTGCACATCCTGGTATTGA